One Halictus rubicundus isolate RS-2024b chromosome 10, iyHalRubi1_principal, whole genome shotgun sequence genomic window carries:
- the Scgalpha gene encoding sarcoglycan alpha isoform X3: MDHGRADQFSYQPSLLNAPDLPPWIHYTYSKRDHQGFLYGVAPKDQKYFQLGIVGLNKHTYETRYKVLDMNVLQKENLTKYEVHLKIDNLNVEDMFDRNRTVELLDIFRKKLWKEATDLYVTFLASAIELGARLPLKPSEGEGVVVRLGSSMPFSQELNELQEEVKPLWKLPSCPRDFKRTSVERLFRESRFALDWCSFRLVEQEQQSLQHESARRGPSMNIIGADVFEHSEWRWARSTKASIPTRSYFKEIATTIFVPTVLLLVLAALLSTVLCLNHEKIGEERQSRSEGIGSNNIQMVQYAATERGTLKSLAAQPPSPNDSLMRSPRISDERCNPYIRPNPPPYTGPGNLTGIRADF, from the exons ATGGATCACG GACGCGCCGATCAATTTTCCTATCAACCCTCTTTGTTGAACGCGCCCGATCTCCCACCATGGATTCACTACACGTACAGCAAGAGGGACCATCAGGGATTTTTGTACGGCGTTGCGCCTAAGGACCAGAAGTACTTCCAG CTGGGGATCGTGGGCTTGAACAAGCACACGTACGAAACCAGGTACAAAGTTCTGGACATGAACGTGCTGCAGAAAGAGAACCTGACCAAGTACGAGGTCCATCTGAAAATCGATAATTTGAACGTGGAGGACATGTTCGACCGTAACAGAACCGTGGAGCTCCTCGATATATTTAG GAAAAAGCTGTGGAAAGAAGCCACCGATTTGTATGTGACTTTCCTCGCCTCCGCGATCGAGTTGGGCGCCCGTCTACCCTTAAAACCCAGCGAAGGTGAAGG GGTCGTGGTGAGGCTAGGCAGTTCGATGCCCTTCTCGCAGGAGCTGAACGAACTACAAGAGGAAGTAAAGCCTCTGTGGAAACTGCCTTCTTGTCCCCGGGACTTCAAACGCACCAGCGTCGAGAGATTGTTCAGGGAATCGCGATTCGCTCTGGATTGGTGTTCCTTCAGACTG GTGGAGCAAGAGCAGCAGAGTCTGCAGCACGAGAGCGCCAGGCGAGGACCTAGCATGAACATAATCGGAGCAGACGTGTTCGAACACTCCGAGTGGCGATGGGCCAGGTCAACAAAGGCCAGTATACCAACTAGGAGCTATTTCAAAGAGATCGCCACTACAATCTTCGTGCCCACCGTGCTGCTTCTCGTGCTGGCCGCGTTGCTCAGCACGGTACTGTGCCTGAACCACGAGAAAAT CGGAGAGGAGAGGCAGAGCAGATCAGAAGGAATTGGCAGCAACAACATACAAATGGTCCAGTACGCTGCCACCGAAAGGGGTACCTTGAAGTCTCTCGCAGCTCAGCCGCCCAGCCCCAATGATTCTTTAATGAGGAGTCCTAG AATCTCCGACGAACGGTGCAACCCGTACATTCGACCAAACCCGCCGCCCTATACAGGTCCAGGCAATTT GACCGGAATTCGAGCAGATTTCTGA
- the Scgalpha gene encoding sarcoglycan alpha isoform X2 — protein sequence MLPVVMLSLLAAMVLATAEDILTTEVFVIPIKPETFEWSSGDGRADQFSYQPSLLNAPDLPPWIHYTYSKRDHQGFLYGVAPKDQKYFQLGIVGLNKHTYETRYKVLDMNVLQKENLTKYEVHLKIDNLNVEDMFDRNRTVELLDIFRKKLWKEATDLYVTFLASAIELGARLPLKPSEGEGVVVRLGSSMPFSQELNELQEEVKPLWKLPSCPRDFKRTSVERLFRESRFALDWCSFRLVEQEQQSLQHESARRGPSMNIIGADVFEHSEWRWARSTKASIPTRSYFKEIATTIFVPTVLLLVLAALLSTVLCLNHEKIGEERQSRSEGIGSNNIQMVQYAATERGTLKSLAAQPPSPNDSLMRSPRISDERCNPYIRPNPPPYTGPGNLTGIRADF from the exons ATGCTCCCGGTCGTGATGCTGTCTCTGTTGGCGGCGATGGTCCTCGCCACCGCCGAGGACATCCTGACCACCGAGGTGTTCGTGATCCCCATCAAACCGGAGACTTTCGAGTGGAGCAGCGGCGACG GACGCGCCGATCAATTTTCCTATCAACCCTCTTTGTTGAACGCGCCCGATCTCCCACCATGGATTCACTACACGTACAGCAAGAGGGACCATCAGGGATTTTTGTACGGCGTTGCGCCTAAGGACCAGAAGTACTTCCAG CTGGGGATCGTGGGCTTGAACAAGCACACGTACGAAACCAGGTACAAAGTTCTGGACATGAACGTGCTGCAGAAAGAGAACCTGACCAAGTACGAGGTCCATCTGAAAATCGATAATTTGAACGTGGAGGACATGTTCGACCGTAACAGAACCGTGGAGCTCCTCGATATATTTAG GAAAAAGCTGTGGAAAGAAGCCACCGATTTGTATGTGACTTTCCTCGCCTCCGCGATCGAGTTGGGCGCCCGTCTACCCTTAAAACCCAGCGAAGGTGAAGG GGTCGTGGTGAGGCTAGGCAGTTCGATGCCCTTCTCGCAGGAGCTGAACGAACTACAAGAGGAAGTAAAGCCTCTGTGGAAACTGCCTTCTTGTCCCCGGGACTTCAAACGCACCAGCGTCGAGAGATTGTTCAGGGAATCGCGATTCGCTCTGGATTGGTGTTCCTTCAGACTG GTGGAGCAAGAGCAGCAGAGTCTGCAGCACGAGAGCGCCAGGCGAGGACCTAGCATGAACATAATCGGAGCAGACGTGTTCGAACACTCCGAGTGGCGATGGGCCAGGTCAACAAAGGCCAGTATACCAACTAGGAGCTATTTCAAAGAGATCGCCACTACAATCTTCGTGCCCACCGTGCTGCTTCTCGTGCTGGCCGCGTTGCTCAGCACGGTACTGTGCCTGAACCACGAGAAAAT CGGAGAGGAGAGGCAGAGCAGATCAGAAGGAATTGGCAGCAACAACATACAAATGGTCCAGTACGCTGCCACCGAAAGGGGTACCTTGAAGTCTCTCGCAGCTCAGCCGCCCAGCCCCAATGATTCTTTAATGAGGAGTCCTAG AATCTCCGACGAACGGTGCAACCCGTACATTCGACCAAACCCGCCGCCCTATACAGGTCCAGGCAATTT GACCGGAATTCGAGCAGATTTCTGA
- the Wfs1 gene encoding wolframin ER transmembrane glycoprotein wfs1 isoform X2: protein MAGIVPLSGRPGRKQWTLHDGPRGSLRRLRSQLAEDGCPESQVVLAKQLLEERCDVDKEENAKLGVYWLTKASEQGNLEATDILRKCLASGRGITEHNYYDVKNCLDMTQDEKLARRAAREMFTSLSNGEDFITTEQLQRRMRDLSNLTNNASCSRSNNMSQNNAQKDVTDVPTDDFPKDGSPEESASRKEEEKDNDVHDWLNCQGEKITEAALVAAAASYARGMLPIVSHALCMVDTSQMALDTIPLLQRPLIHPLASLKRLYIWLIETLGQRGMSIKKFLFTSNVHVLLLLLLYSLVGTESLILFVPMALYYLSFIVMVIATFQMLQRKREFNHFRVWSGLFLSYSGGNLNPEEAEYQHCCNNLKPYAHFFLALLLNLMIYPIIAHQWTPQSEFTIIAVALTLVTLLNFMWKDSSKFPDFLALFSFSVHVLAKYPYETDIVVAQGWRFLDIRVPTFASYVVGNGIEFCLNFRAVFYLLIPAVFAKMAAQDNWRGTYQTLIPHCVTLSWWQIAIFSSQGATWYGLIRGALALVGMVLFLPLAGLASIVLPIVAAAKYLSESDIAMRIAVTTLLGGMPFFASWYLRKTRTPRFNWIITAVQLFLGIGAGMFLCWPMVMEYKEEPDRFKVISTLSWEQYQNHCHQPAWEELSSKAQVQIQCADLEGIVVSWEGYVTNIKLRTLKNNVATVFDKLPDSIRNTIDCMYGEPYSNNCNSVDQSRQKNCRHIASIQKRKSKCHFPAWNRYEFEISVKMKSGMWGNNAEILLIADHSFTNFSLNIYPGDKIWFSGSLLNYGLEEESLLGGSEPHVQLEEIGCLACHSIDLKSYKRYKYHITLSSILSDLYLSIKTVLNFLFNPIVMFK from the exons ATGGCTGGCATTGTACCATTGTCTGGCAGACCTGGTCGAAAACAATGGACACTTCATG ATGGACCGCGAGGATCTCTCAGAAGATTGCGATCGCAACTCGCCGAGGACGGTTGCCCGGAATCCCAAGTAGTTTTAGCCAAGCAACTATTAGAAGAAAGATGTG ACGTCGATAAAGAGGAGAATGCAAAGTTGGGCGTGTATTGGCTCACAAAAGCATCGGAGCAGGGTAATTTGGAAGCGACAGATATTCTCAGAAAATGCCTAGCATCCGGTCGTGGTATCACCGAACACAATTACTACGATGTAAAGAACTGTCTGGATATGACTCAAGATGAGAAACTGGCCAGGAGAGCAGCAAGAGAAATGTTTACTAg TCTTTCGAACGGAGAAGATTTTATCACGACAGAGCAGTTGCAGAGACGAATGAGGGACCTATCAAACTTAACCAATAATGCCAGCTGCTCCCGTTCGAATAACATGTCACAGAATAACGCACAGAAGGATGTGACAGATGTTCCGACCGATGATTTCCCAAAAGATGGGTCTCCCGAGGAGTCAGCAtctagaaaagaagaagaaaaggataACGATGTTCATG ATTGGTTAAATTGTCAAGGAGAGAAGATCACAGAGGCAGCGTTAGTTGCTGCTGCTGCCAGTTATGCGAGAGGAATGCTTCCCATAGTTTCACATGCTCTTTGCATGGTAGACACATCGCAAATGGCTTTGGACACCATACCGCTGCTACAGAGACCTTTGATACATCCCCTCGCGTCTTTAAAGCGACTTTATATTTGGTTGATAGAAACGCTAGGTCAAAGAGGGATGTCGATCAAAAAGTTTCTCTTCACGTCGAACGTTCACGTGTTATTGTTACTTTTGTTATATTCGTTGGTCGGCACGGAGAGCTTGATACTCTTCGTACCGATGGCTCTCTACTATCTGTCTTTCATCGTGATGGTCATAGCCACTTTCCAAATGCTACAGCGGAAACGCGAGTTTAATCATTTCCGCGTTTGGTCGGGTCTGTTCCTCAGTTACTCGGGAGGCAACCTGAACCCCGAAGAGGCCGAGTATCAGCACTGCTGTAACAACTTGAAACCTTACGCTCATTTCTTTCTCGCGTTGCTTCTAAACTTGATGATTTATCCTATTATCGCCCACCAGTGGACGCCTCAGTCGGAATTCACTATCATAGCGGTCGCGTTGACATTGGTAACGCTGTTGAACTTCATGTGGAAGGACTCCTCGAAATTTCCAGACTTCTTAGCGCTGTTTAGCTTTAGCGTTCACGTTCTAGCTAAATATCCATACGAAACTGATATCGTGGTCGCTCAAGGTTGGAGATTCCTGGACATCAGAGTGCCCACATTTGCCTCATACGTTGTGGGCAACGGTATCGAGTTCTGTCTCAATTTCCGCGCAGTTTTCTACCTCTTGATTCCAGCGGTTTTCGCGAAAATGGCTGCTCAGGACAATTGGCGAGGCACGTATCAGACTTTGATACCTCATTGCGTGACACTAAGCTGGTGGCAAATAGCGATTTTCAGTTCTCAAGGTGCAACCTGGTACGGGTTGATTAGAGGTGCTCTTGCGTTAGTTGGTATGGTCCTCTTCCTGCCACTGGCAGGATTAGCGTCCATTGTCTTGCCAATAGTGGCCGCTGCTAAATACTTATCCGAGAGCGACATAGCCATGAGGATAGCGGTGACTACTTTACTCGGAGGCATGCCGTTTTTCGCCTCTTGGTATTTGAGGAAAACCAGAACCCCTAGATTCAACTGGATCATCACCGCTGTCCAA CTGTTTCTGGGCATTGGCGCCGGCATGTTTCTGTGCTGGCCGATGGTCATGGAGTACAAAGAGGAACCAGACCGATTCAAGGTGATATCGACGCTCTCTTGGGAACAGTATCAGAATCACTGTCATCAGCCTGCCTGGGAGGAATTATCGTCCAAGGCCCAGGTACAGATACAGTGCGCCGATCTGGAAGGAATAGTGGTCTCGTGGGAAGGCTATGTGACCAATATTAAATTAAGAACGTTGAAGAACAATGTGGCAACGGTCTTCGACAAGTTACCCGACAGTATTAGGAACACGATCGACTGTATGTACGGCGAGCCGTATTCGAACAATTGTAACTCGGTCGATCAGTCGCGACAAAAGAATTGCAGGCATATCGCCAGCATTCAGAAGCGGAAAAGCAAATGTCACTTTCCCGCTTGGAACCGATACGAGTTCGAGATCTCCGTGAAAATGAAAAGCGGCATGTGGGGGAACAACGCGGAGATCCTACTCATAGCCGACCATTCGTTTACGAATTTTAGCTTGAACATTTATCCAGGAGACAAGATCTGGTTCTCCGGTAGCCTGTTGAACTACGGTTTGGAGGAGGAATCGTTGTTAGGAGGCTCTGAACCGCACGTTCAACTGGAAGAGATCGGTTGTCTCGCGTGTCACTCCATCGATCTGAAGTCCTATAAACGCTATAAGTATCACATAACGTTGAGTTCGATTTTAAGCGACCTTTATCTAAGTATAAAGACTGTTTTAAACTTTTTGTTTAACCCCATCGTGATGTTCAAGTAA
- the Wfs1 gene encoding wolframin ER transmembrane glycoprotein wfs1 isoform X1 — MAGIVPLSGRPGRKQWTLHDGPRGSLRRLRSQLAEDGCPESQVVLAKQLLEERCDLDVDKEENAKLGVYWLTKASEQGNLEATDILRKCLASGRGITEHNYYDVKNCLDMTQDEKLARRAAREMFTSLSNGEDFITTEQLQRRMRDLSNLTNNASCSRSNNMSQNNAQKDVTDVPTDDFPKDGSPEESASRKEEEKDNDVHDWLNCQGEKITEAALVAAAASYARGMLPIVSHALCMVDTSQMALDTIPLLQRPLIHPLASLKRLYIWLIETLGQRGMSIKKFLFTSNVHVLLLLLLYSLVGTESLILFVPMALYYLSFIVMVIATFQMLQRKREFNHFRVWSGLFLSYSGGNLNPEEAEYQHCCNNLKPYAHFFLALLLNLMIYPIIAHQWTPQSEFTIIAVALTLVTLLNFMWKDSSKFPDFLALFSFSVHVLAKYPYETDIVVAQGWRFLDIRVPTFASYVVGNGIEFCLNFRAVFYLLIPAVFAKMAAQDNWRGTYQTLIPHCVTLSWWQIAIFSSQGATWYGLIRGALALVGMVLFLPLAGLASIVLPIVAAAKYLSESDIAMRIAVTTLLGGMPFFASWYLRKTRTPRFNWIITAVQLFLGIGAGMFLCWPMVMEYKEEPDRFKVISTLSWEQYQNHCHQPAWEELSSKAQVQIQCADLEGIVVSWEGYVTNIKLRTLKNNVATVFDKLPDSIRNTIDCMYGEPYSNNCNSVDQSRQKNCRHIASIQKRKSKCHFPAWNRYEFEISVKMKSGMWGNNAEILLIADHSFTNFSLNIYPGDKIWFSGSLLNYGLEEESLLGGSEPHVQLEEIGCLACHSIDLKSYKRYKYHITLSSILSDLYLSIKTVLNFLFNPIVMFK, encoded by the exons ATGGCTGGCATTGTACCATTGTCTGGCAGACCTGGTCGAAAACAATGGACACTTCATG ATGGACCGCGAGGATCTCTCAGAAGATTGCGATCGCAACTCGCCGAGGACGGTTGCCCGGAATCCCAAGTAGTTTTAGCCAAGCAACTATTAGAAGAAAGATGTG ATCTAGACGTCGATAAAGAGGAGAATGCAAAGTTGGGCGTGTATTGGCTCACAAAAGCATCGGAGCAGGGTAATTTGGAAGCGACAGATATTCTCAGAAAATGCCTAGCATCCGGTCGTGGTATCACCGAACACAATTACTACGATGTAAAGAACTGTCTGGATATGACTCAAGATGAGAAACTGGCCAGGAGAGCAGCAAGAGAAATGTTTACTAg TCTTTCGAACGGAGAAGATTTTATCACGACAGAGCAGTTGCAGAGACGAATGAGGGACCTATCAAACTTAACCAATAATGCCAGCTGCTCCCGTTCGAATAACATGTCACAGAATAACGCACAGAAGGATGTGACAGATGTTCCGACCGATGATTTCCCAAAAGATGGGTCTCCCGAGGAGTCAGCAtctagaaaagaagaagaaaaggataACGATGTTCATG ATTGGTTAAATTGTCAAGGAGAGAAGATCACAGAGGCAGCGTTAGTTGCTGCTGCTGCCAGTTATGCGAGAGGAATGCTTCCCATAGTTTCACATGCTCTTTGCATGGTAGACACATCGCAAATGGCTTTGGACACCATACCGCTGCTACAGAGACCTTTGATACATCCCCTCGCGTCTTTAAAGCGACTTTATATTTGGTTGATAGAAACGCTAGGTCAAAGAGGGATGTCGATCAAAAAGTTTCTCTTCACGTCGAACGTTCACGTGTTATTGTTACTTTTGTTATATTCGTTGGTCGGCACGGAGAGCTTGATACTCTTCGTACCGATGGCTCTCTACTATCTGTCTTTCATCGTGATGGTCATAGCCACTTTCCAAATGCTACAGCGGAAACGCGAGTTTAATCATTTCCGCGTTTGGTCGGGTCTGTTCCTCAGTTACTCGGGAGGCAACCTGAACCCCGAAGAGGCCGAGTATCAGCACTGCTGTAACAACTTGAAACCTTACGCTCATTTCTTTCTCGCGTTGCTTCTAAACTTGATGATTTATCCTATTATCGCCCACCAGTGGACGCCTCAGTCGGAATTCACTATCATAGCGGTCGCGTTGACATTGGTAACGCTGTTGAACTTCATGTGGAAGGACTCCTCGAAATTTCCAGACTTCTTAGCGCTGTTTAGCTTTAGCGTTCACGTTCTAGCTAAATATCCATACGAAACTGATATCGTGGTCGCTCAAGGTTGGAGATTCCTGGACATCAGAGTGCCCACATTTGCCTCATACGTTGTGGGCAACGGTATCGAGTTCTGTCTCAATTTCCGCGCAGTTTTCTACCTCTTGATTCCAGCGGTTTTCGCGAAAATGGCTGCTCAGGACAATTGGCGAGGCACGTATCAGACTTTGATACCTCATTGCGTGACACTAAGCTGGTGGCAAATAGCGATTTTCAGTTCTCAAGGTGCAACCTGGTACGGGTTGATTAGAGGTGCTCTTGCGTTAGTTGGTATGGTCCTCTTCCTGCCACTGGCAGGATTAGCGTCCATTGTCTTGCCAATAGTGGCCGCTGCTAAATACTTATCCGAGAGCGACATAGCCATGAGGATAGCGGTGACTACTTTACTCGGAGGCATGCCGTTTTTCGCCTCTTGGTATTTGAGGAAAACCAGAACCCCTAGATTCAACTGGATCATCACCGCTGTCCAA CTGTTTCTGGGCATTGGCGCCGGCATGTTTCTGTGCTGGCCGATGGTCATGGAGTACAAAGAGGAACCAGACCGATTCAAGGTGATATCGACGCTCTCTTGGGAACAGTATCAGAATCACTGTCATCAGCCTGCCTGGGAGGAATTATCGTCCAAGGCCCAGGTACAGATACAGTGCGCCGATCTGGAAGGAATAGTGGTCTCGTGGGAAGGCTATGTGACCAATATTAAATTAAGAACGTTGAAGAACAATGTGGCAACGGTCTTCGACAAGTTACCCGACAGTATTAGGAACACGATCGACTGTATGTACGGCGAGCCGTATTCGAACAATTGTAACTCGGTCGATCAGTCGCGACAAAAGAATTGCAGGCATATCGCCAGCATTCAGAAGCGGAAAAGCAAATGTCACTTTCCCGCTTGGAACCGATACGAGTTCGAGATCTCCGTGAAAATGAAAAGCGGCATGTGGGGGAACAACGCGGAGATCCTACTCATAGCCGACCATTCGTTTACGAATTTTAGCTTGAACATTTATCCAGGAGACAAGATCTGGTTCTCCGGTAGCCTGTTGAACTACGGTTTGGAGGAGGAATCGTTGTTAGGAGGCTCTGAACCGCACGTTCAACTGGAAGAGATCGGTTGTCTCGCGTGTCACTCCATCGATCTGAAGTCCTATAAACGCTATAAGTATCACATAACGTTGAGTTCGATTTTAAGCGACCTTTATCTAAGTATAAAGACTGTTTTAAACTTTTTGTTTAACCCCATCGTGATGTTCAAGTAA
- the LOC143357998 gene encoding vesicular integral-membrane protein VIP36: protein MNVISCFLFVASVLQLANAEWNTKDYMKREHSLTRPYQGAGMTIPYWDFSGSTMVTNNYIRLTPDLQSKQGAIWNSVPCHARNWELQVHFKVHGKGRDLFGDGFVIWYAKERMQHGPVFGNQDYFQGLAIILDTYSNHNGPHNHQHPYISSMVNNGSLHYDHDRDGTHTQLAGCEAKFRNLEHDTHIAIRYERDTLTVSTDFANKAAWKECFSVKEIKLPTGYYFGLSATTGDLSDNHDILSIRLFELDLPDDPKDQEDRSNILPSAAFYEAPREHIDDPKQSTLSRVMFFLLTLVSALAIIACIVIGIMWYQKHQENSRKRFY, encoded by the exons ATGAATGTGATATCGTGCTTTTTATTTGTTGCAAGTGTTTTGCAGTTAGCAAATGCAGAATGGAACACAAAAGACTATATGAAACGGGAGCATTCTTTGACCAGGCCGTATCAAG GTGCTGGAATGACAATACCTTATTGGGACTTCTCTGGTAGTACAATGGtaacaaataattatattaGATTAACCCCAGATCTCCAAAGTAAACAAGGTGCCATATGGAATTCTGTT CCATGTCATGCGAGGAATTGGGAATTACAAGTCCACTTCAAGGTTCATGGAAAAGGAAGGGATCTGTTTGGAGATGGTTTTGTTATTTGGTATGCCAAAGAAAGGATGCAGCATGGTCCAGTATTTGGAAATCAAGATTATTTCCAAGGATTGGCTATTATTTTAGACACATACAGCAACCACAATGGCCCTCACAAT CACCAACATCCATACATCTCTTCCATGGTTAACAATGGCTCCTTGCATTATGATCACGATCGCGATGGAACTCATACGCAACTTGCAGGCTGTGAAGCAAAATTTAGAAACTTAGAACATGATACACATATCGCTATTAGATACGAAAGAGATACATTAACGG TTTCCACGGACTTCGCGAATAAAGCTGCGTGGAAGGAATGTTTCTCGGTGAAGGAAATAAAACTTCCCACTGGTTATTACTTTGGACTTTCCGCGACGACAGGAGATTTATCTGACAATCACGACATATTATCGATTCGTTTGTTCGAGTTGGATCTACCAGATGAT CCAAAAGATCAGGAAGATAGGTCCAATATATTGCCTTCGGCAGCGTTTTACGAAGCTCCACGAG AGCACATAGACGATCCGAAGCAATCTACGTTAAGTAGAGTCATGTTTTTCCTGTTAACGCTCGTGAGTGCGCTCGCGATAATCGCTTGCATCGTGATAGGCATCATGTGGTATCAGAAGCATCAAGAGAACAGTAGGAAACGGTTTTATTAA